A genomic segment from Chanos chanos chromosome 2, fChaCha1.1, whole genome shotgun sequence encodes:
- the LOC115805703 gene encoding ankyrin repeat and SOCS box protein 15-like, which translates to MDTEEDLDEEELLNYAIQMSIQESCQKAVSLGSGTQLYPLCLSNCSEEHAKILSAIERGDLFALEKLTDCPAAFTDVDDKGWYPMHRAAVQSSTQVLEMVLFASYRLTLEEETADGETPLTLATQAGLVENVRTLLEHGASPNRTNRKNESPLLIAVRSDSFEIASTLLSRGAKVDQVCLKKWTAMHEAARVGCLDILKLLLQYGGQISEADQHGVTPMGIAAEYAQPEVLDILIHHGGDVNAQAPNGDTVLYDAAGSGNPDCIDLLLQNGASPNIANLSSQLPIHRAAFEGHYLALRMLIPITTRRALRLCGQSPIHSAADGGHIQCLELLVEKGFDVNALLDQHISENYGDLRRTALYFAVSNGDVTCTEMLLNAGAKTELDPLRCLLVAVRAGRYEIVKLLLAKQADVNCYFTVVTDTLFPTALQYCLRDEMMMRLLLNGGYDAEKCFCCHHDTMWDDPSRQPNHPSEKIPFCDFVNVSWLVHLAGRAVRVLLDYVSHVPICSKLRSVLEKHTECAEIQHILVNPRPLKHLCRLVIRKAMSPKRLNDPDVMESAPFPPRLKDYLMYKDYDLYGKMIS; encoded by the exons ATGGATACTGAGGAGGATTTGGATGAGGAGGAACTCCTTAACTATGCCATCCAGATGAGCATTCAAGAATCTTGTCAAAAAGCAGTTTCCTTAGGAAG TGGTACACAACTGTATCCTTTGTGTCTTTCAAATTGCAGCGAAGAGCATGCAAAAATCCTGAGTGCCATCGAACGAG GTGACCTGTTTGCCCTAGAGAAGCTAACTGATTGCCCAGCAGCCTTTACTGACGTAGATGACAAGGGATGGTACCCCATGCACAGGGCAGCTGTCCAATCATCCACACAGGTCCTGGAAATGGTACTTTTTG CCTCTTACAGATTGACTCTGGAGGAGGAGACGGCAGATGGAGAAACTCCCCTTACCCTGGCAACTCAGGCAGGACTTGTGGAAAATGTTCGGACGCTGTTGGAGCACGGAGCGTCTCCTAACAGAACGAACAGGAAAAATGAATCTCCATTGCTAATAG CAGTGAGATCAGACTCGTTTGAAATAGCCTCCACTCTACTCTCAAGAGGTGCAAAAGTGGACCAGGTGTGCTTGAAGAAGTGGACTGCCATGCATGAGGCTGCCAGGGTGGGCTGCTTAGATATCCTTAAACTCCTACTGCAGTATGGGGGCCAGATCTCAGAGGCAGACCAGCATGGGGTCACCCCGATGGGTATTGCTGCAGAGTATGCACAGCCTGAGGTTCTGGACATCCTCATTCACCACG GTGGAGATGTAAATGCACAGGCACCAAATGGAGACACTGTGCTTTATGATGCCGCCGGTTCTGGCAATCCGGACTGTATCGACCTTCTGCTTCAAAATGGAGCCAGTCCAAACATTGCTAATCTCTCATCACAGCTCCCCATCCATCGGGCAGCTTTTGAGGGGCATTACCT AGCACTGAGGATGCTGATCCCCATTACAACTAGAAGAGCTCTCAGGCTGTGTGGGCAGAGTCCCATTCACTCTGCTGCAGATGGAGGCCACATACAATGTCTGGAGCTCCTGGTGGAGAAAGGCTTTGACGTCAATGCTCTTCTAGACCAACACATCTCCGAGAACTATGGAGATCTAAGGAGAACTGCGCTTTACTTTGCCGTCTCCAACGGCGATGTAACATGCACAGAAATGCTGCTGAATGCCGGTGCTAAAACTGAGCTGGATCCCCTGCGCTGCCTCCTGGTGGCTGTGAGAGCTGGGAGGTATGAGATAGTGAAGCTGCTCCTGGCTAAGCAGGCAGATGTGAACTGTTACTTCACGGTGGTCACAGATACGCTGTTCCCCACGGCACTGCAGTACTGCCTGAGGGACGAGATGATGATGCGTTTGCTGCTGAATGGTGGTTATGATGctgaaaaatgtttctgttgtcaTCATGACACGATGTGGGATGACCCTAGCCGTCAACCCAACCATCCAAGTGAAAAGATTCCG TTTTGTGATTTTGTCAATGTGTCCTGGTTGGTGCACTTAGCGGGAAGAGCTGTGCGAGTCCTCCTTGATTACGTCAGTCATGTTCCCATCTGCTCCAAACTGAGATCAGTcctggagaaacacacagagtgtgcTGAAATACAGCACATTTTAG TGAACCCCCGGCCACTGAAACATCTGTGCAGACTGGTGATTAGGAAAGCGATGTCCCCAAAGAGACTGAATGATCCCGACGTCATGGAATCTGCTCCTTTCCCACCAAGACTGAAAGACTACCTTATGTACAAGGACTATGATCTGTATGGGAAAATGATATCCTAG
- the wasla gene encoding WASP like actin nucleation promoting factor a — protein sequence MSGHPPQRRPVNVGSILLTPQENECLFNCLGRKCTTLGSAVVQVYAAERGSSWVKKCCGVVCLVKDNPLRSYFIRVFDIRDGKTKFEQELYNNFSSNNPRPYFISFAGDSCQIGLNFASEEEAKRFRAALNDLLSRRQRKTEKRRDPPNGPALPMATVDIKNPEINNVRFHNNSHMNNMVHSSFNKKEKKLKGKRKKLTKADIGTPSNFQHIGHVGWDPNTGFDLNNLDPELKNLFDMCGISEAQLKDKETSKVIYDFIEKKGGVEAVKNELRRQAPPPPPSRGGPPPPPPPHTSGPPPPPPPSRGRGAPPPPPPSRAPTSAPPPPPPSRLGMGAPPPPPPPSRGHPPPPPPAHASISHHAPPPPPPPTSSGGGAAPPPPPPPPPPPPGPPPPPDMNGGGETLPSPMPGKSALLEQIREGTQLKKVEQNSKPASSTGRDALLDQIRQGIQLKTVSEGPDSSPPTPAPATGIVGALMEVMQKRSKAIHSSDEDDDDDDDEDFEDEDEWED from the exons ATGAGTGGTCATCCGCCGCAGAGGCGGCCAGTCAATGTTGGCTCTATTCTCCTCACCCCGCAGGAGAACGAATGCCTCTTCAACTGCCTAGGCAGGAAATGCACT ACTCTTGGTTCAGCAGTGGTCCAGGTCTATGCTGCGGAGAGAGGTTCCTCATGGGTGAAAAAATGTTGTGGCGTGGTGTGTCTGGTCAAAGACAACCCTCTGAGATCTTACTTCATCCGTGTGTTTGACATCAGG GATGGAAAGACAAAGTTTGAGCAAGAACTCTACAATAACTTTTCAAGCAATAATCCTAGACCAtacttcatttcatttgcagGAGAT tcttgTCAAATTGGCCTTAACTTTGCCAGTGAGGAAGAGGCAAAGCGCTTTCGGGCTGCCCTGAATGACTTACTGAgcagaagacagaggaaaaccG agaaAAGGCGTGATCCTCCAAATG GGCCGGCGTTGCCTATGGCAACGGTGGACATCAAGAATCCAGAGATCAACAATGTTCGCTTCCACAACAACTCCCACATGAACAACATGGTGCACAGCAGCTTCaacaaaaaggagaagaagcttaaagggaagaggaagaagctAACCAAGGCCGACATTGGCACACCAAGCAACTTCCA GCACATTGGCCATGTGGGTTGGGATCCGAACACCGGTTTCGAT CTGAATAATCTGGATCCAGAGCTGAAGAACTTATTTGACATGTGTGGCATATCTGAAGCCCAgctcaaagacaaagagacttCAAAGGTCATCTACGACTTCATTGAGAAGAAGGGAGGAGTGGAGGCTGTCAAGAATGAGTTGCGGAGGCAAG cacctccaccccctccttcACGTGGtggtcctcctcctccaccccctcctcatACCTCTGGACCtcccccaccacctcctccttctcGGGGACGAGGtgctccaccaccacctccccctTCCAGAGCACCAACATCTgctccacccccacctccaccatcCAGACTGGGCATGGGAGctccccctccaccacctccaccgaGCAGAGGAcatccaccccctcctccacctgcaCACGCCTCTATCAGCCACCAtgccccacctcctcccccacccccgacATCATCTGGAGGAGGTGCTGCTCCTCCACCTCCgcctcccccaccaccaccacctcctggacctcctcctccacccgaTATGAATGGAGGGGGAGAGACGCTGCCATCACCCATGCCAGGGAAGTCTGCCTTGCTGGAACAGATCAGAGAGGGGACCCAGCTGAAGAAAGTGGAGCAGAATAGCAAGCCAGCGTCTAGCACAGGAAGAGATGCACTACTCGACCAAATCCGCCAGGGCATCCAGCTGAAAACG GTATCTGAGGGCCCAGATTCCAGTCCCCCTACCCCTGCTCCTGCAACAGGCATTGTTGGGGCTCTGATGGAGGTGATGCAGAAAAGGAGTAAAGCCATCCATTCCTCAG atgaagatgatgatgatgatgatgatgaagattttgaggatgaggatgaatGGGAAGATTAA
- the hyal6 gene encoding hyaluronoglucosaminidase 6 encodes MVLICWLAVTLWGCVAVRGDQLKQARTPLLPHRPFVVVWNAPTESCRLRFKVDLDLSVFDIVANHNETLSGPNVTIFYHSHLGYYPYYTGSGIPINGGLPQNQSLSKHLSKARADIDKLIPFKDFRGLGVIDWENWRPQWVRNWGSKDIYRNKSKELIRKTHPGWPQSKVEHEAKELFERAGQDFMNSTLLLAEGRRPNGLWGFYLYPDCYNYGYKQHPQHYTGECPNVEHVRNDHLMWLWKESTALYPSIYLDYELQSTPNTVKFVHYRVKEAMRIASIARNDFTLPVFVYSRPFYAYTFVVLSESDLIHTIGESAALGAAGVVLWGSSEYARSQRNCLAVKKYIDGPLGHYVMNVTSAAKLCSKALCKKNGKCVRKSLDSGAYLHLNPRFFNIRRSLGPQGPRFHVSGHLNYHDILDMKHKFTCQCYQGWTGIYCEMPQVPRPPPFHPRDSFLGELLAVLSLHFSCLSVIMFLGLCLIIKCLIL; translated from the exons ATGGTGCTGATTTGCTGGCTGGCTGTGACTCTTTGGGGTTGTGTGGCTGTTAGGGGTGACCAGTTGAAGCAAGCCCGCACCCCTCTACTGCCACATCGGCCATTTGTGGTGGTGTGGAATGCACCGACAGAATCCTGCCGCCTTCGCTTCAAG GTGGACTTGGATCTGAGTGTCTTTGACATCGTGGCTAACCATAATGAGACATTGAGTGGCCCAAATGTCACCATTTTCTACCACAGTCACCTTGGATACTATCCCTACTACACCGGTTCTGGAATACCCATCAATGGTGGCCTGCCACAGAATCAGAGCCTCAGCAAACATCTGAGCAAAGCCAGGGCGGACATTGACAAACTCATTCCCTTCAAGGACTTCCGCGGCCTGGGCGTCATTGACTGGGAGAACTGGAGGCCTCAGTGGGTGCGCAACTGGGGTTCCAAAGACATCTACCGAAATAAGTCCAAAGAGCTCATAAGGAAGACTCATCCTGGTTGGCCTCAGAGTAAAGTTGAACATGAGGCTAAGGAGCTTTTTGAGAGGGCAGGACAGGATTTCATGAACTCCACCCTGTTACTGGCCGAAGGGCGTAGGCCAAATGGTCTATGGGGCTTTTACCTGTACCCAGATTGTTACAACTATGGCTACAAGCAACATCCACAGCACTACACTGGGGAGTGTCCCAATGTGGAGCATGTTCGAAATGACCACTTGATGTGGCTTTGGAAAGAGAGCACAgcactctatccatctatctatcttgaCTATGAGCTCCAGTCCACTCCCAACACTGTTAAATTTGTGCACTATCGTGTGAAGGAGGCCATGCGCATTGCCTCAATAGCAAGAAATGACTTCACGCTTCCAGTATTTGTCTACTCAAGGCCTTTCTATGCTTACACATTTGTAGTCCTCTCTGAG AGTGACTTGATACACACCATTGGGGAGAGTGCAGCACTGGGAGCAGCAGGAGTCGTACTGTGGGGTTCTTCCGAATATGCCCGATCTCAG CGGAACTGTCTAGCGGTGAAGAAGTACATCGATGGGCCCCTGGGTCACTACGTCATGAATGTGACCTCTGCGGCTAAGCTGTGCAGCAAAGCTTTGTGcaaaaaaaatggcaaatgtGTCCGAAAGAGCCTGGACTCTGGGGCTTATCTGCACCTTAACCCGCGATTCTTCAACATCAGACGTAGCCTGGGTCCTCAAGGGCCCCGGTTCCACGTCAGCGGGCACCTCAACTACCACGACATTCTGGACATGAAGCACAAGTTCACCTGTCAGTGTTATCAGGGCTGGACAGGCATCTACTGCGAGATGCCACAGGTGCCACGCCCACCACCCTTCCACCCCAGGGACAGCTTCCTTGGGGAGTTGCTGGCAGTTCTGTCCCTACACTTTTCCTGCCTCTCTGTGATCATGTTTCTGGGCCTGTGCCTCATCATTAAGTGTTTGATATTGTAG